The Camelus dromedarius isolate mCamDro1 chromosome 19, mCamDro1.pat, whole genome shotgun sequence genome segment CATTGCCCCTGAGCAAGGATGACATACAAATTCGTGAAACgttccatatttttttaatttaaaaaaaaattaaagaagaaagtcACATAAACATATCAGTAGCTGcagaaaagcatttcacaaaattcaacatgcattcataacaaacaaaaaaactctcaataaactaagaacagaaggaaattttcCTAACTGATTGAaggcatctacaaaaaacctacagttaACATGGTTtggtgccagaaagtaaggaaatgctcaAAAATTGATGGGGACATGTCAAAAATTCACAGAACTCAACTTAAAGTCACTCCCAACAGTCAAACATAATACAGTTTgtgtaacaaaataaataatcagagtaatagagaataaaacaaacacataggAAGTCATTACtcataagaataaataaaatcaacaataaataaataagtaaataaataagatgaaaGGAATAGTTTCTCTGTtcagtaaaattcaaaataataaatatggaaGAAATGATGGAAATAGTTTCCATTAGGCAAACATCCCAGAAATAATTTTTGTAGTCAAGAATTTGTAATGTTGGATGCTAAAATTGGTGGACAAAAGTACAGGTAATTTCTAGGGCAATGGGAATGCTGTATATCTTGAATGGGGTGGTGATTATCCAGGCATATACTCTGGTCAAAACTTATTAAACTATGTACTTAAACATATGCATTTTATTAGATATTAACTGGACTTCaattaagatgattttttaaaaagacatgagCTGCTGACACATGAAAagacttggatgaatctcaaaagaattatgctgagtgaaagatgcCTGACCCAAAAGAGTACATATTATTTCATTCCATTTGTATTAAGTCCGAAAAGAGGCAAAATTAAACTATGGGGATAGAAATCGTAATTGTGTTTACCTCTGGGCAGGGCTGTGGACAGGTAtcaaggaaagaggcaaggggGAAGGtgtggaaatattctgtatcttgactgagatcataaaaattcatcaaactatacccttaaaatgtgtgtttcttaTTGTATGCAAATTATATCTTCATTTcaacaaggagaaaagaaacaaaaaataatggagTATTGAATGGTTCCAAAGAGGCTTGAGAAGAAAGGATGGGACACTCAAGGGATGGTGGtaacaagggaaaaaatacacTCATACTCCCCAGTgacacagagaagcagaaggTGAACTTTTATTTATTGCAAGGAGCACCACTGCCAGCATATTTCCTCTggatcctcccctcctttcttaaCCAGCATTAGCGCCAGTGGCTAATTAATTGTCTGCGGGTTGGAGGGCTCCAGAGTCTTGACAGAATTAATGAGCTTTTCTCTCCATGGGATGGGAATCCTGGGATCTCTCCCTCCATCACCTCATATGCCTCCCTTTCTACCTCCAGTGCCACTAAAAGAGAGGCTAACTCCCTGGACTAAGGAGGGGACGTTGTTGGCAAAGAGCTACCTCTAGCCTCATCCGTCTAGCAGGATGATAGAGACCACCTACATTCACGTCTCAGCTCTGGCTATATTACTGTGAGAGAGTTATTTAACCTGTTTGTGTTTCAGAttcttcatctgaaaacaaaGATAGAATACAGTAATAGTATTCAGGTCATATGGTTGTTGCAAAGTGCTTTGGAAAGTGTGGCCGCAGCATTAGCAATCAACATTATTACCTGAGACCTAACCTCCAATCCCTTTAGGAGTGCCGTCTCTCCTTAGTTTGCTTTTAATTCCCACTGTGAGGATCAAGTGGGAGCTGCAACCCTTCCAGCTCTTTGTCATGGAGATGCTCTGGCAGCAAGGCGATGAGGAGATACTGACTTGATTGTAAACAAGATACAAGTTAATTCTTCAGTTTCCACAAATCCTCAACAGTAGAGACATACGGAGCACCAGATTTGGAATCAAACAGGGTCTAGAATCTTAGCTCTGACGCTTATTGGCTGTacaaccttgagcaagttacttaacttctctgagactgtttcttcttctgttcaTGGAGGATAATACTAACTACCTTGAAAGCAGTGAGAATGCCTGTGAGACCCAGGTAGTCAGGAaatgtttagcacagtgcctggtatacagGAAGTGCTCAGTAGATGGTAACTACTAAAGTAGTAAGGCGGTTATCGCTGTTGGATTGGGGAGTAGAATCGGTATCTCATTTCCTTGCAGCACGTACTGCACAACTAGCTCTTTGGtgatcaataaaaaaaaaatgcatccatGAATATGGAATTAATGGGAAGTGAGTAAAGTAGTGCTTGAATTTTGTTACTGTCGAAGGGAAAAAAAGACGAGAAAAAAGGTGATAGAAAAGATGTTCTGAAACACAGAGAACAAGAGAGAACAAAAAGAGAGTTAAAGGGTAATGTAAATTGAAGAGATTGagaaataatatagaaaaaaatttttctagaaaaaaattttaatagaaaaaaaatttaccaagaGAATAAGAAAGTAAGGGATGCAGAAGAGTATTAGGATCATAGCTGACAGATGAATAAGAAGTGGTTGACTACTTTACAGGGACGGATGATACTATAAAACAACACAggaatgaattattaaaaaaaataataataatcagaatAATAATGATTGCCTTTTCTGGGGAAAGAAGTGGGTGTGATCAGGGAAGACCACACAGAAAGGCTTCTAAGATTTAAATAGTCAGATACatatagtaaaattttatttatgttttatatatacataaattaaaggaaagaacacttatccctcagagtGAGAAGGAACAATGAGAGgaagtaaagagaaagaaacaaaaagaggtCGTCTGGACAAATAAAGAGATGAGATGGGGCTTTTAAACCCAAAGAAGAGACACTGGAATGGGTAAATAATGCCATCTCATTATAGTCTCTCCAGGCACCTCCTTATCAACTTGCCTAGTTCCTGCCTTTCAACTGCCAGCCTTTCAACTGCCAGcatggctctaccactgagctggccCCTTGTACCATAACTCTCCTGCCTTTCAAAACAATAgtcacctcctctaggaagcATTCCCTGATTCACCCATTCATATTGCTCCTTTTCTCTACAGTTCACAGTGTCTCATCCTCCCTATATGTTTGCCTTATTTCTCTTCAATTCTTAGGGTCTTCTGATAATGTTCAGTGTCCTCGCCAAAGTTTTTCAGGAGCATGAGCCCATTTTCCCTTCCAGCCTATTAGCTCCTCCAGCATGGACGGACCTCATCGTCTGATGTTTTGAAGCAGATCCCTTAGTTCAGAGGCTTAGAAGAAATTGCTAAAGACACCAGAGTGAGGCATGAAATCCAAGTACATAATATGTGAACCTCAACTGGATcccataagaaataaaattcttacaAAGGACATTATTGGAACAATTGACAAAATTAGTATATGGACTAAACATTAGCTAGTAGTGTTGTCTCAATACGTTTCCTGAATTTGGTGTTTATTCAAGAGACCAACTTGTCTTAGGAAACATATACTGAAATATTAAGGAGTAAAAGGTCATGACTCAAACAACGTACCTCCAAATGTCTCAAATAAAACTtatcatatgtaaatatattgaaAGAGAATGATAAtgcaaataagtaaaaatattaaaattgatgAATCTTGATAAAGGTTATATAGGAGTCTTTAGAACCACtattacaacttttctgtaagtttaaactcattttaaaataaaaagcttttaatCACATTTGAATGAAACTGCCGAGCATTGTACAAAACCAAAACTCTGTTTAAATGCCCCAAACTCAATACGGTGCACTTTTACTACTAATTGCATCTTATATGAAAATACAGAGCTGAAATTTCAGCTTTTCATTTCCAAGCCTCAATTCTTATGGAACTTTTACTGATATAGAACCAGATAATAATCATTTTTTGACtgatgtattttttcatattttccacatTACACATAATGGAAAATTGAAATTAAGGACTTCCATTTGCAGGGGGTTATTTTTTAGTTTAACAAATCATAATtttttatcttgtaataacctttaatggaaaaaatatgaaaatgaaaatacatatgtatatgcatgatgggGACACTATCCTGTACCCAGAGATTGACACAatttgtaattgactatacttcaattaaaaaatcatactaattttttaaagattaaggtTACCCATTGATCTCTTTGGGGATTGGTTCCCTATACATGGAGAAGAAATCTCCACACTCCACATTTCTGTTGCTGGTGGAATCCCCTGCAAAAGTGTGAAATAAATAGAACATGAATGATTCTAGGAAACTCATGCCCATCACTAGAAAGTAAGATTAATTCTCCAGAAATTCTTGTGATCAGAAAATTCACTCAACCCACATTTCTTTGAGTTCCTTCCGTACATAATAAAGGGAAAATTTAGCAGGATCACAGTACTTAAAATAcaataggtactcagtaaatgtttgttgaattaatcaaaactaattaattaattcatatttTGTATATCAACTTTCTTTGCCTTCAGCCAGTAAGTCTGAGGTACCAGTGTAAATCTCTGTTTTTCAGCATGTTCATGGTTTCTTGACTCCCCCTGGACAACATCTGACCTGGAGGAACAGGGGAAGAGAAGGGGCTGCTGGATGGTGATGTGCCTGGAGATGCTGGGTTAGAGGAACAGGAACAGACACATCCACTTGGTATGACCTGACTAGTACCCAGGGTGAGTTGTTATAAAACAGGTTGGGCACACTGCTCAGATACCTCTCACCCTCTAGGTCTGGGCAGGAACAGGTCATGGTCAACCACAGCTCCCCAGTGGACTTCCTCCTTCTGGGCTTCTCTGAAAACCCAGGACTTGAAAGAATCCTCTTTGTGCTCGTCTTAATTTCTTACCTTGTGACTCTGGTGGGCAACACACTCATCATCCTGCTGTCCACACTGGACCCCAGGCTCCACTCTCCAATGTACTTTTTCCTCTCCAACCTCTCCTTCTTGGACCTCTGCATCACTACAAGCTTTGTTCCCCAGATGCTGTTCAACCTCTGGGGCCCAAACAAGACCATCAGCTTCCTAGGCTGCTCAGTCCAGCTCTTCATCTTCCTGTTCCTGGGGACCACAGAATGCGTCCTTTTGACAGTGATGGCCTTTGACCGCTATGTGGCTGTCTGCCAGCCCCTCCACTATGCCACCGTCATCCACCCTCGCCTCTGCCGGCAGCTGGCGGCCATAGCCTGGGTAATGGGTCTGGTCCAGTCGACAGTCCAGACACCACCCACCCTCCGCCTGCCCTTCTGCCCCCACCGGCAGATAGATGACTTTGTATGTGAAGTCCCTTCTCTAATTCAACTCGCCTGTGGAGACACCAGCTACAGTGAAATTCAATTAGCTGTGTCGAGTGTCATCTTCCTGGTCATGCCACTCACCCTCATTCTTATCTCTTACGGAGCCATTGCCCGGGCAGTGCTGAGGATTAACTCTGCCACAGCGTGGAGGAAGGCTTTGGGGACCTGCTCCTCCCATCTCACTGTGGTCACCATCTTCTACAGTTTAGTCATTTCCGTCTACCTCCAGCCCAAAAATCCCTATGCCCAGAAAAGAGGCAAGTTCTTTGGTCTCTTCTATGCAGTAGGCACCCCTTCACTTAACCCTCTCATATACACCCTGAGGAATAAGGAGGTAAAGAAGGCATTCAGGAAGTTGCTGGGGAAGGATGTGGACTCCAGGGAGAGCTGAGGGAGAGCTGCCTGATGTGCTTTCATTGAGAGGatattctttattcttatttGAACAAGTTTGAGCTGTCTAGTCTACAGCCTTCCCTATACCTATCCAAGCCACTACAGTAGGTCACGGTatgtctggtgtgtgtgtgtgtgtgtgtgtgtgtgtgtgtgtgtgtgtgtgtgtgacagatagacaaagacagagagagagagagagagagagaccagaacTTGGGTAAGAAGAAGTAGTATCTCTAAATCATAGCTAACACTCAATAATATTATTACACCTGTCCACTTTTACTATTTAATccccatgtatttattttattttccattctatTTTTAACTATCTTTGCCTCAACTATAGCTTCCCCAAGTCCTCCATGTTCATTTCTGGTTATATAATCTCTCTCCAACTGGTCACCTTGTCACcacctctttattattatttctgattcctaccatgtcttctttccttcttcatcaGGGTGCTTTCTCTCTACTTGCCTGAGGAAGGTTGAAAGGGAGCTGAAGCCCAGAGAATTTAATGATTTATCCAAGAACACATAGGAATTTGTTAGACTAAAACTAGATGCTGAGCTTTGAGAACAAAGCTGCTTTCTTCTCATCATCGAATGTGCATCAGTAGGATTTATATCCAATTATCAGATAGAAAGCTTTACTTCTTCAGTCTTAGGGGTCCCTAGCCACACAGCTGGCCAGGAATCATAGCACCATTCTTTCCATTCCTGAAGACCTGTTCCCATTTCTAGAGTTGATttttctcccctcaccccaccaaaTTTCAACCTCTTTATAGACAGTGACCATTAGAAGTCACAGGTCTGTTCTTCGGCTGCAACACAGTGGGTAACAGCTGTCCTGCATTCATCTTTCAGTGGGATTCTGGGGTTCTGACCAGCCTCTGATGGCCaggcacaaaaataaaatcaggttGCAGGTGACAGTCCTACAGCAAAGTGTGGATGGAGGAGGACCTAGAAAGGAAGACAGGGAGCAACAGCATGAGCCCCAATTTCTACGAACTCCTGTTCCCACCTCAGTGTTTATCTACACCCATTACCTTCTTAGATCCTCAGTGAATGGAACAGAGAATTAATggagaatacaaagaaaatctgCTTAGAATTGAATCATTGCCTCATCCTTCCTCTTCCCATTGCCCCCTCCCTTCAGTGGCCAACATTATCTTGATGCCAATCCTGACTTCATGGCGG includes the following:
- the LOC105101140 gene encoding olfactory receptor 2H1-like, encoding MVNHSSPVDFLLLGFSENPGLERILFVLVLISYLVTLVGNTLIILLSTLDPRLHSPMYFFLSNLSFLDLCITTSFVPQMLFNLWGPNKTISFLGCSVQLFIFLFLGTTECVLLTVMAFDRYVAVCQPLHYATVIHPRLCRQLAAIAWVMGLVQSTVQTPPTLRLPFCPHRQIDDFVCEVPSLIQLACGDTSYSEIQLAVSSVIFLVMPLTLILISYGAIARAVLRINSATAWRKALGTCSSHLTVVTIFYSLVISVYLQPKNPYAQKRGKFFGLFYAVGTPSLNPLIYTLRNKEVKKAFRKLLGKDVDSRES